The Intrasporangium calvum DSM 43043 sequence CCGACGTCCGCTCCTCCGATGTGTCCAGTCTCTCCGGGACCGTCGTCCAGACCGCCGACCTCGGCCTGCCCTCGATCCCCGGGATGGGCGGCTCGGGCGGCCCCGGCTCCGCGAGCAGCTCGCTGACCTCCCTCATCTCCGGCACCCACACCTGGCGCGTCTGGCTGGACGGCCCCACCCGTCAGCGCCTCGCCCTGATCGGCAGCAACGGGGAGTCCGACGTCATCCACAACGGCAAGGACCTCTGGTTGTGGTCCAGCGCGGACCGGACCGCGGTGCACCACGAGCTCGACGCCGACCAGGTGGGAGCCGGGACGGACGGCAAGCACCTTCCCGGTGTCCTGCCGAGCGGGGTGCCCAGCGCGTTGCCGTCCAGCCTGCCGCGCACCCCGGACGAGGCCGCGAGCGCGGCCCTCGCGCTGGTCGGCGAGAGCACCACCATCACGACCTCCGGCACCGCGTCGGTCGCAGGCCGCTCCGCGTACGAGCTGGTCCTCACGCCGAAGGACCCCAACACCTTGGTCAAGTCGGTGCGGATCGCCATCGACGGACAGGAGCGCGTCCCCCTGCGGGTGCAGGTGTACTCGACGAAACTGACGAACCCGGCGTTCGAGGTCGGCTTCACCGCCGTGGACTTCGCGCAGCCGGACTCCCGGCAGTTCGAGTTCACCCCGCCCGCCGGCACCACCGTGACCGAGTCCGACGAGCTCATGCCACCCAAGGCCTCCGACGGCAGCGACACCACGCCGAGCAAGCCGTCCACCGACACGCTGGCCGGCCTGACGGGGCGGCCGAAGGTCGTCGGCTCCGGCTGGAGCACCGTGCTCGTCGCACCGTTCTCCCTGCCCGACGCCCAGCCGGGCGCCGGCGGGACCGCGGGGGACAGCGCAGCCCAGCTCAGCGGCATACTCAAGGCCCTGCCGACCACGTCGGGTGCGTGGGGCAGCGGGCACGTCCTCCAGGGCACCCTCTTCACGGTCGTCCTGACGGACGACGGGCGGGTCGCGCTCGGTGCCGTCGCCCCGGACCAGCTGTTCAGCGCCCTGGCTGCGAAGTGACCGAACTCCTGCCGGCACAGCCGGCGTCAGCCCCCGAGCGCGATCTCGCCATCGCGACCCGGGGGCTGACGAAGCGTTTCGGTTCCCGCGCCGCGGTGGACGACCTGGGCCTCGTCGTGCCGCGGGGCTCGGTGTATGGCTTCCTCGGCCCCAACGGGTCGGGCAAGACGACGACGATCCGCATGCTCCTTGGTCTGGTCCGTCCCTCTGCTGGCACGAGCACCCTTCTCGGACAATCCATTCCGGCTGGCGCGCAAGCAGCGCTCCCGCATGTCGGGTCCCTGGTGGAGGGTCCTGCCTTCCACCCGTACCTGTCGGGTCGGGCGAACCTGCAGCGGCTGGACGCGGCCGACCTGACGGCCGACCCGCGGACGTCGAGGCAGCGCGTCGACGCCGCCCTCGACCGCGTCGGCCTGCTGGCAACTGCAGGCAAGCGCTACCGCGCCTACTCCCTCGGGATGCGCCAGCGCCTGGCCATCGCGGCCGCGCTGCTCATGCCGCGCGAGCTGCTCGTGCTCGACGAGCCGACCAACGGCCTCGACCCGCAGGGAACCCGAGAGGTCCGGCACCTCGTCGCCTCCCTCGCCTCGGACGGCACGACCGTCTTCGTGTCGAGCCACCTGCTGTCCGAGGTGGAGCAGATGTGCACCCACCTCGGCGTGATGAGTGACGGTCGGCTCGTCGCCCAGGGTTCGACGTCGGAGGTCCGTGGGGGAGCGGCACCGACGGCCCGCATCCTGACCGACCAGCCCACCGAGGCGACCCGGATCATGTCCGAGCTCGGGCTCACCGGGGTGGAGGCGATGCCGGGCGGGGTCCGAGGCACCCCCAACGGCGTCGCACCGGAGAAGATCGTGGCGGCGCTCGTCCAGGGCGGCGTCGGCGTCAAGGAGTTCACCGTGACCAGTCCCAGCCTCGAGGACCTGTTCGTCGCGCTCACCGGGGAGGGTTTCGATGTCAGCGGCTGACCCGGTTCTCGCCGACGTTCACGGCGCGGACCCGCACGACGCAGGTGCGACGGTCGCGCGGAGGCTGTCCACCCGCCTGCTGCGTTCGGAGCTGCGGCTCATCGCCGGTCGCCGCCGCAACCAGATGGGGCTCCTCGTGCTCGCCGCGGTACCCGTCCTCATCGCGGTGGCCGTCCGGCTCTCGTCGCCGCGCGAGGGCCGGGGCCCGGACTTCCTCTCCTCGATCACGTCGAACGGGCTGTTCGTCCCGCTCGCCGCGCTCAGTGTCGAGCTGGGGCTCTTCCTGCCGCTCGCCATCGCCATGCTCGCCGGTGACTCGGTCGCCGGTGAGGCCAACCTCGGGACGCTGCGGTACCTGCTGACCGTGCCGGTCGGGCGCACCCGCCTGCTGGTGACCAAGTACATCTCCCTCATGATCGGGGCCGTGTGGGGCGTCGCCGTCGTCGTCGTCGCCGGGACGATCGCCGGGATCGCCCTCTTCGGCACCGGACCGATGCTGACCCTGTCGGGCACCGAGATCTCGTTCGGATCGGCAGTGTGGCGCGTCGTCCTCGTCAGCCTCTACGTCGCCGCCGGGCTCGCCGCGCTCGCCGCCGTCGGCCTGTTCATCTCGACGCTCACCGAGCAGCCGCTCGCCGCGACGGTCGCGCTCATGATCTTCACCATCCTGTCGTGGATCGCGGTCTCGGTGCCGCAGATCTCGTGGCTGCATCCCTACCTCCTCGTGGACCAGTGGATGGCGTTCGGTGACCTGCTGCGCGACCCGCCGTTCTGGGACAACATCGCCCAGGGCCTCTGGGTCGACCTGGCGTATGCCGTCGTGTTCGGTCTGCTCGCCTGGGCCCGCTTCGCGGGCAAGGACATCACGAGCTGACCCCGCCGACCGCACGGCTCAGCGGGCGCGCGGGACCGAGCCCAGCGGCATACGGAACGAGTCGTATGCCGCTGGGCGCGCTTCCAACGCCTCTGGCCTGAGCGTTCGGTGCCCGCACAGCCTCCGATGTGCAGTGCCCAGCGCCCCGAGTGGGGCAGGATGGTGCGATGTCCAGCCCACGAGGGACAGTCGACGTGGTCGAACCGCCGATCGCGGATCGCGTGCGTCGACCCGCCGATGCGCTGAGGCTGGGTCTCGTCCTCGTCGTCCTCGCTGCCTCGCTGGCTCTCGCCGACGTGGCTGTCGGCACGACCGGCGCGCTCGAGCAGGACCTGGCCCTCGCGACGAGCGGCCTGCCCCGCCTGCTCCTCCAGGTCGTCAGCTGGCTCTCGGGCATCGGTGTCGTCGTGCTGCCCCTTGCCGTGGGCACCGACCTCGTCGTCCGCGGCCGGCCCTCGCAGCTCGTCCACGCGCTCGCCGCCTCCGGCGCGGCGGCCCTCGTCGTGGTCGGGCTGCGGGCTCTCAGCTTCGACGGACCCCTCAGCAGCCTGCTCCGCACCCTGACCCGCCCGCTCGCCGAGGGCCGTACCGACCCCCTTGACGCCGTCATCGTCTCGATGATGGCGCTGCTCACGGTGGCCGACATCATCGGGCGCAAGTGGATCTCCCCGCTTGCGATCGTCGTCATCGGGTCAACCGTCGTGACGGCCTTTCTCTCCGGCACGAGCACGGCCCTGGCCCTGTTCACCTCGGTGCTCCTCGGCTGGGCGGTCGGCCTGGCCTTCAGGTTCGCCTTGGGCGCCACCTCGACGCGGCCCCCCGGGTCGCAGATCGCCGATGCGCTGGTCGCGGCCGGCGTCCCGCTGGTGCGACTCGAGCTGGTGGACTCCGACGACGCGGGCGACCGCCGCTACCGCGGCACGACGACCTCGTCGACGGTGGACGTCCAGGTCATGGACCGCGACACCTTCGGGCTCGCGTCCGGCCGGCGGCTGCTGCGTCTCCTGCGCCTGCGCAAGGGCACGACCCGCCCGGCCCTGACGCTGCGCGCTGAGCTCGAGCACCGGACCCTCATGGGCCTGGCGCTCGCCCAGGCCGGCATCCCCGCGCCGCGGCCGGTCGCCGCCCGCGAGGTGGGGCCCTTCTCCGCCGTCATCGCCTATCTCGACCGGGCCGGAGCTCCGTTGTCCGAGCTGGGAGCCGAGCTCGACGACGCGCAGCTCGCCGACATCTGGCGCCTGCACGCCACCTTGCTGCGCCTCAGCATCGCCCACCGAGGACTCGGCCCGGACGTCGTCATGGTCACCGACGACGGTCGAGCGGGCCTGCTGCGCGTCGGCGGCGGCGACATCGCCGCCGACGAGCTGACGCTGCGCATCGACACGGCCCAGCTGTTGACGACGGTCGGCCTCGCCGTCGGCGCGGCGCGCGCAGTCCAGTCGGCCACCGCGGTGCTCGGAGCGGATGTGGTCTCCCGGGCGCTGCCGCTGTTGCAGCCGATCGCTCTGACGCCGACGACGCGCGCGGTGCTCAAGCAGCACAAGGGCCTGCTCGGCTCGCTGCGCGACGAGATCGAACGCGGCCGGCCCACCGAGGAGGTCGTCGCACCGGTCGAGCTGCGCCGTGTGACGCTGCGTGGTCTCGTCACCGTCGTCGGCGGTGGGGTCGCGGCCTACCTGCTCCTCACCCAGCTGGCCAAGGTCGACCTGGGCAAGGTCATCGCCAACGCGAACCTCGGCTGGGCCCTGGCGACCGTCATCTTCGCCACCCTGACCTTCGCCGGCGCGTCGCTCGCGCTCAGCGGTGCCGTCGACCTGGCGTTGCGGTTCGGCCGGACCTACATGACCCAGCTCGCCGTGGCGTTCAGCGGGCTGGTGGCGCCCGCCGCCATCGGCAACATCGCCCTGAACACCCGCTACCTCCAGAAGGCGGGGGCCGAGCCGGCCGTTGCAGGAGCGAGCGTGGGGGTCGCGCAGCTGGCCCAGTTCTCCTCGTACTTCGTCCTGCTCATCATCTCCGGTGTCCTCGCCGGCACCGGCCCGCGCGCCTCCTTCACGCCGCCGGCCGTCCTCGTCGCCGCCGTGCCCATCGTCATCCTCGTGGTCCTCGCCCTGCTCGCCGTCCCGCGGGTTCGTCGGCTCATCACCCTCCGCGTCGTGCCCCGGGTCAGGACCGTCGTCCCACAGGTCCTCTCCGTGCTCCAGCACCCGCGCAAGCTCACCCAGCTGCTCGCCGGAGCGCTCCTCCTCGACGTGTCCTTCGTCGCCGCCCTCGTCTGCGCCACCCGCGCCTTCGGGGCCACGCAGCCGGTCGCGGCCATCGCCGTCGTCTACTTCGCCGGCGCGATCATCGGCTCTGCCGTGCCCACCCCGGGCGGCCTCGGCGGGATCGAGGCAGCGATGTCCGCGGGCCTGATCGCCATCGGCGTCGACGGGGGGACGGCCGTGTCCTCCGTGCTGCTCTACCGCCTGGCGACGTACTGGCTGCCGATCCCCTTCGGCTGGTACTCCCTCAACCGGCTCCAGAAGCTCCAGGCCATCTGACTCTCCGCTGAGCCTCGTCGCGGTCGCCGGTGCCTTGCACTTCAGGCCTTCCGCCCAGCCCGATCGACCGGTGCCCCCAGCCGGCGGCACGGTGGCCGACGTTGCGGCCGCCTACCTCGACACCGCCGCGCGCCAGGACTGCGCGTTCACCGCGGTCCCTAGGGGGCTTGCTTGAGGCGGTCGACATGACTCGGTTTCGAGCGATGCGACACCTACTCCGTCAGCAGGTGCAACCACGAGTCCGTGAGCTCCTCAAGGCAAACCTCCCGCTGCCTGTCGCTGCGCCATCCCACCGCGAAGTAACGACGCGAGAGGTACTCGAACTGGCCGAACGCCAACAGGCTGCGCACCCGCCGGCGTTCGGTGGTGTACCTACCGGCTCGCTCCAGGCCAGTGGCCATCTGCTGAACGACCTGCTCGTACCAGTCCTCGGTTCGGCTGGCGACGTCCGGCTCATGGGATGCCTGGTAGCTCACGATCATGTAGGGCTTGATCGCGTCCCACTGGCTCATGCGCGAGTCCAGCCACGCGCGGATCTTTGCCTGTTGGCCCGACTCCACTACGTCACTGAGCGGCGGGCCCTCGAGAGAGACCAGCATCTCGTGGGCGTGACCCACCAGCTGGCTGACGAGTTCACCCTTCGACGGGAAGTGCAGATAGAACGTCGTGCGGGTGGCACCGGCTGCCTTGGCGATGTCATCGACGGTCGCCGCGGCATATCCCTTGCGGAGAAACATCTCCAGCCCGCTCTGGAGGAGGAGATCCTTCGTCAGCGCCTTCTGTGCTTCGCGCAGGTTGCCCATGGACGGACCTTACTGCGGGAGCGTGTTGTTTCATGAGCTGCCGCGTTCGGTGGGTTGGCAGCATGTCGCATCGGCGGACAAGCGACCGTCGTCCCCACCCGTCCTTGTCGCTCAACGCTCTGTGTCATTCATCTCGTGCATCCACGACCATGCAGAACATGCGCTTGCCTAATGCCGGTACGAGCCCTCACCTTGGGTGACAACCTGTTCCCCCGACCCGAGGTGCCGCATGCCGAACTCCACCCCGCCCGTTTCCGACATCGACCTGTTCGACGACGCCGTCACGGTTGACCCCTGGCCGACCTACGCAGCCCTGCGCGAGCTCGCCCCCGTGGTGTACCTTCCCGCGAACGACACGTATGTCCTCACGAGATACGAGGGCATCCGCAACGCCCTTCTCGACTGGGAGACCTTCTCTTCCGTCAACGGCATCGGCTTCAACCCGATGGTCAACGAGGCACTGACCGGCACGTCCCTGGCGTCAGACCCGCCGGTCCACACGCAGCTGCGCGCGACCCTGACCGAGAACCTGTCCCCCCGCGCGCTGCGTGGCCTGAAGGCCACCATCGACACGAAGGCTGATGCCCTCGTCGAGCAGCTCGTCAACAAGGGCTCGTTCGAGGCCATGGACGCCCTGGCCCGGGCCCTGCCGCTCGAGGTCGTCGCGGACCTCATCGGCTTCACCGGCGATGCCCGACACAACATGCTCCGGTGGGGGCAGGCCGCCATGCAGGTCATCGGCCCGATGAACGAGCGCACCGCCGAGAACTTCCCCATTGCCGGCGAGCTCTACGGGTGGTGCTCGAGCGTCACTGCCGAGGACCTCCAGCCGGGCTCGGTCGGGCGCGGGATCTTCGACGCCGAGGGCCGCGGCGACATCCCGCCCCACACGGCCGGCCACATCATCCACCAGTACCTCGGCGCCGGGGTGGACAGCACCATCGCCTCGATCGGCAACATCATCGCGCTCTTCGCGGCACACCCGGACCAGCTCGCGCTCGTCCGCGAGAACCCCGCTCTCGTCCCAGCGGCGTTCAACGAGGTGCTGCGTTACTGGCCTCCGCTCCACGTGTGGGGCCGACGCGCCACCAAGGACGTCGACGTCGAGGGCCTTCGCATCCCCGCCGAGGCGCACGTCGGCCTCCTCTTCGGCGCGGGCAACCACGATCCGCGCCACTACGACGACCCCGAGGCGTTCCTGGTCGAGCGGAACCCGGTCGACCACCTTGCGTTCGGCTACGGTCCGCATGGTTGCGCCGGGCAGGGGCTCGCGCGACTCGAGGCCCACGCGGTGATCGACGCCCTCGCCCGTCGCGTCGGGCGACTCGTCGTCGGACCGGAGGTGCGCCTCCCCACGAACATCACCCGCAGCATCGACGAGCTGGCCGTCCTCGAGGTGGTGCCGGCATGAGGATCGTGCTGGACCGGGCGCGCTGCGAGGGGCACGGCCTGTGCGAGGAGGCTGCGCCGCAGCTGATGCACCTCGATGACGAGGGCGAGCTCGTGCTCGACCGCGAGGAGATCTCCGTCACCGACTCTGCCGCGAATGCCGAGGCCAACGCGGCCGTGCGCGTCTGCCCCGTCGCGGCACTTCGGATCGCATGAGCCGCCCGACCGAGCAGGCGGGGCGGGTCGACCGGGTCCTCGTCGTCGGCAACGGCATCGCCGGCCTGACTGCGGCGGACACCTTGCGAGGGGCCGGCTTCGAGGGGGACCTCACCATCGTGGGGGACGAGACGCACGCGGCGTACAGCCGGCCCGCACTGTCGAAGGCTCTCCTCCATGACGGCGACGATCTTTCTCACGAGCTCGCGCCGCCGACCCATGGGGCGACCGAGCTCCTCGGAGTGCGCGCGACCGGCCTCGACGTCGAGCGACGCCGCGTCGCGCTCGACGACGGGACGGACCTCCCCTACGACCGGCTCGTCATCGCCACGGGCTCCCGAGCGAGGCGACTGTCCGACCTCCCCGAAGAGCTGACTCTCCGGGGACTCGACGACGCGCTGCACCTCCGCAGCCGCCTCGCCGAGAAGCCGTCAGTGATCGTCGTGGGCGGGGGCCCGCTCGGCATGGAGATCGCCTCCGGCTGCCTCGCGGCCGGCTCCCAGGTGACCCTCGTGTCTCAGGGCGTCCCGCTCCTCCTGCAGCTCGGCCCGCACCTCGGCGAGGTCTTCACCGCGGCGGCCCGCGAGCGAGGGCTCACGGTCGTGGACACCGAGTACGCCCGCCTCGAGCGCGGTGGAGCGCATGCGGGGGCCAGCCGTGTCGTCCTCGACGACGGCACCGTCCTGGAAGCGGACCTCGTCGTCACAGCCGTGGGCGACGTCCCCAACACCGAGTGGCTCGCGAGCAGCGGCCTGGTGACCAGCGGACCGCTCACCGTCGACAGCCGTGGGCTCGTGCGGCCCGACGTCGCCGCGGCCGGCGACCTCGCAGCGTTCCCCACGCCCTACGGCATACGCCGGATCCCGCTGTGGAGCAGTGCGATCGAGCAGTCCAAGGTTGCGGCAGCCGCGCTGATCCGCGGTCAGGAGGCGCCGACGCTGCACTTCCAGCCCTACTTCTGGACCGAGCAGTTCGGCCTCAGCCTCAAGGCGGTCGGCTACATGCCGGTGTTCGGCCCACCCGCCTACGTCGACGGTGGGCCCGGTGGCCCGGCGCTGATGCGATGGGCTCGCGAAGACGGGACCGGCGTTGCGGCTGCCCTCAACTACCGCATCCCGATTCCCCGGCTCCGGCGGGTGACCCAGCAGGCGGCGTAGATTCGTCGCCATGAGCGACGCGGGAGAGGGCACCACGGGCTCGGGGCTCGACCGGCTCGGGTCGGTCAACCTCAACCTCCTCGTGCCGCTCCTCGCGATTCTCGAGGAGCGGTCCGTGACGAGGGCGGCAGAGCGCGTGGGACTGACGCAGCCCGCGATGAGCCACGCCCTGCAGCGGATGCGACGGCTGCTCAACGACGACCTGCTCGTCCGGCACGGCAACGACGTCACGGTGACTCCTCGCGGGCTCGAGCTCATCGCGCCGGTGCGGGCGACCCTGGAGCGCGCCGCTCAGGTCGTCAACTTCCCGTCCTTCGACCCGGCCGCCGACCGGCGGGTCATCACCATCGCCATGACGACGAGCACGGCGTTCGTTCTCGGGCCGCGGCTGAGCCGGCTGCTGCGCGAGCGGGCACCACACGCGACGCTCCGTATCCGCACGATCACCGTGGCGTCCGCCTCGACCTTCACGGAACACGGCGTCGACGTCGTCCTGCTCTCGGAGGCCTTCACCTCGCCCTACCCACGCGAACGGCTCTACGACGACCGAATCGTCGTCGTCGCCTCGACGGACACCCCACCGGCGGCAACTGCACTCGACCTGCTCACCAGCGAGCCGCACGTTGTTGTCGACTCCGAGCGTCGCGTCTTCCCGTATGCCGTCCTCGACGAGCACGAGGTCACGTACCGGGTCGGCGTGCTCGTCTCGGACTTCCTCCTCGTCCCGTACCTCGTCGCGCGCGGGGGTGGCGTTGCGCTGCTGCGCTACCGGGTCGCCGCCGAGATGAGGACGCTCGTCGACCTGAGGATCGAGGAGGCGCCCTTCCGACTCCCCGGACTCGGCATCGACCTGGTCTTCAACCCGCACCTGGCCGACCAGTACTTCATGGCCTGGCTGCGTCAACTGCTGTTCGAGGCGGCCCGTCCCTGCCCCACTCGACCCTGATGGTCAGCGGCGGCGGCCGATCGAGGCGACCCAGCTCTCGGCGAGGACGTCGAGCATCTCGTCGCGCGCCACGCCCCAACGGTCCGGCTGCCACTGGCGCGCAACGTGGTCGAGCTCGGTGATGGCGAGGACGCTCCGGAAGTGACGGGTGGTGGCCGGGAAGCGCTCGGCCCGGTCCAGGCCGTCCCTGATGTCGCCGATCGCCTCATCCAGCCACTCGTCAAGGAGGGTGCGGATCTCCGGGTCGACCGCGGCGGCGGCGTGGGCGGTGGTCGTGTAGGGGCGGATCGCGTCCCAGCGCTCGGAGGTCGTGGCGAGCCACGACCGGATCCGCTCGGGTGAGCCGTCCTCGACGACCGCGACGAGCTCGTTCTCGGTGGACCCGCGCTCGGCCGACGGGACCCGGGCCAGCAGGGCGTTGAGCCGCTCGGCGAGGAGAGCCTTGACGACCTCGACCTTGGACGGGAAGTAGGCGTAGAAGGTCACCCGGGTGGTGCCGGCCGCCGTCGCGATGTCGTCGACCGTCGTCGTGGCGTAGCCCTTCGAGACGAACAGGTCCAAGCCGGCGTCGAGCAGGAGCGTGCGCGTCATCTCCCTCTGTGCCGCACGCAGCCTCGCCATGGCGCCAGCGTAGGGCACGGAGAGCGGCGCTCGTGCACGGTGCTCATTGGAAATACGATATGAGCAGCCTATTAACACTATGTAAAGCAATATGACACCTTGCCCAGCAGAATGATCTCGTGCGCTTCGGTGGCGAGCCCGGCCGTCATCACCGACTGGCTGACCGTTCGACATGGCCCTTCAACGAGGAAGACATCAGCAATGACGCAGACCCTCCGGCGCGTTCCGGGCTACACCGCCACGGTGATAGCCGGCTCCTTCGCCGTCCTCCTGGCCCAAGTGGCCTACTCGCTTCCAGGTGCCCTCAACGGCACGTTCCAGCAGGAGTTCCAGGCCACCGGCTCCGAGCTGACCTGGATCACCGCCGCCTTCGCGATCCCGATGGTCGTCTTCGAGCTGACGACCGGCGTGATCGGCGACCTGTTCGGCCGCAAGCGCCTGCTCCAGGCCGGCGCTCTGCTCACCGTCATCGGCTCGCTCGTCGCGGCCCTCGCCGGCACCGTGCAGGTGATGTGGGTCGGTCAGATCGTCGCCGGTCTGGGAGCCGCAGTGCTCTACCCGATCTCCTTGGCGATGATCGCGGCTCTCGCGCCCAGCCACGACGCCCGTGCGAAGGCGATCGCTCTCTGGGCGGGATTCCTGTCCATCGGCGCGGCCATCTCGCCCCTGCTCGGTGGCGCCTTCGCGGCGAGCGGCAACTGGCGCGGCGCCTACATCGTCGTCATCGTCGCCGCGCTCGCCTCGATCCTCATCACGTCGCGGGCGACCGACTCCTCGGCACCGGAAGGCCGCAAGCTCGACGTCCCAGGGCAGGTCACCCTCGCGGTCGGTCTCATCGCCGTGCTCTATGCCGCGACGCAGGGCTCCGACTCGGGCTTCCTCCAGCCGAGCGTGGTCGCCGCGTTCGTGGTGGGCGTGCTGCTCCTCATCGCCTTCGTCGTCATCGAGTTGCGAACCGAGTCGCCGCTCCTGCACCTGCACCTCTTCGCCAACCGGGCGTATGCCGTCGTCGCGATCGCCACGGTCATCGGCATGTTCGCCTTCCTGGCCACTGCCTTCTCGATGAGCATCTGGCTGGGGGCGATCCAGCACCAGAACCCGCTGATCATCGGCGTGATGTTCCTCTTCATCCAAGGTCCTGCCTTCGTCCTGGTTCCGGTCGTCTCCCACTTGATCCGCAACGTGCCGGCGCGCTGGATCCTCACGAGCGGTTTCGTTCTCATGGCTGCCGGCGGCTTCTGGCCCTCGACCTTCGACGTCAACGACCTGGGCTGGACCCGCTTCATCGCCCCGATGCTCCTGCTCGGCATGGGCTTCGCCCTCACGGTCGGCTCCATCACCGCCGTGGCGATCAACACCGTCCCCGTGCGCCTCGCGGGGATGGCGAGCGCGACGACCAACCTCCTGCGCGATCTCGGTTTTGCGCTCGGGCCGGTCCTCATCGGCGCGGTGGCCTTCAGCAAGGCGAATGAGTGGATGCTCGAGAAGATCGGCCCGGTGATCGGCGCGTCCGGCCTCCGGCCGCCGTTCAGCGACATCGCGGCTGGCATCGCCCACCAAGGCGGCGCCATGGCGATCAACTCCATGCCCGTGGTTCCGGGACCGGGACCGGACCTGCCTCCCGTCCCGATGCCGGCGCAGCTCCAGCAGCTGGCTTTCGAGTCCCTCGGTGACGCCTTCAACACGGCCTTCCTGCTCGCTGGGGTCTGCGCCCTGCTCGCCGCCGCCCTGACGCTCTTCGGCCTGTTCGGGCACCACGAGCCGTCGTCCGAGGTCGAGAGCGGGGAGCACGACGACGAGCTCGCCGCCACCCGCTGAGCGACCACCTGTAGTCGGCGGGTGGAGGCCGCCGCGCCCGTGCGGGGCCTCCACCCGTCCGACCTTCACCCGTTTTACGTACTGATCATTCAATTGACACTATGTAAGAATTAATGTCAGCCTTCAACATCGCCCGTCCGGGCGTACCACGACGTGAGCAAGGACGCTGACGAAAGGAGAGCCGGTGAACGGCAAACCCTCTGCCGAGGTCCTCACCGTCAACACGGTGCTCGGCCCGGTGCCCGCCCACGAGCTCGGCGTGGTCTCGATCCACGAGGCGCTGCTGTCCGTGGTCCCCGGCGCCGAGCACGCGTTCGACGTGACCATCGACCGGGTCGAGGTCTTCGAGACCCTCGCAGCAAAGC is a genomic window containing:
- a CDS encoding LysR family transcriptional regulator; amino-acid sequence: MSDAGEGTTGSGLDRLGSVNLNLLVPLLAILEERSVTRAAERVGLTQPAMSHALQRMRRLLNDDLLVRHGNDVTVTPRGLELIAPVRATLERAAQVVNFPSFDPAADRRVITIAMTTSTAFVLGPRLSRLLRERAPHATLRIRTITVASASTFTEHGVDVVLLSEAFTSPYPRERLYDDRIVVVASTDTPPAATALDLLTSEPHVVVDSERRVFPYAVLDEHEVTYRVGVLVSDFLLVPYLVARGGGVALLRYRVAAEMRTLVDLRIEEAPFRLPGLGIDLVFNPHLADQYFMAWLRQLLFEAARPCPTRP
- a CDS encoding TetR/AcrR family transcriptional regulator; this encodes MARLRAAQREMTRTLLLDAGLDLFVSKGYATTTVDDIATAAGTTRVTFYAYFPSKVEVVKALLAERLNALLARVPSAERGSTENELVAVVEDGSPERIRSWLATTSERWDAIRPYTTTAHAAAAVDPEIRTLLDEWLDEAIGDIRDGLDRAERFPATTRHFRSVLAITELDHVARQWQPDRWGVARDEMLDVLAESWVASIGRRR
- a CDS encoding MFS transporter, yielding MTQTLRRVPGYTATVIAGSFAVLLAQVAYSLPGALNGTFQQEFQATGSELTWITAAFAIPMVVFELTTGVIGDLFGRKRLLQAGALLTVIGSLVAALAGTVQVMWVGQIVAGLGAAVLYPISLAMIAALAPSHDARAKAIALWAGFLSIGAAISPLLGGAFAASGNWRGAYIVVIVAALASILITSRATDSSAPEGRKLDVPGQVTLAVGLIAVLYAATQGSDSGFLQPSVVAAFVVGVLLLIAFVVIELRTESPLLHLHLFANRAYAVVAIATVIGMFAFLATAFSMSIWLGAIQHQNPLIIGVMFLFIQGPAFVLVPVVSHLIRNVPARWILTSGFVLMAAGGFWPSTFDVNDLGWTRFIAPMLLLGMGFALTVGSITAVAINTVPVRLAGMASATTNLLRDLGFALGPVLIGAVAFSKANEWMLEKIGPVIGASGLRPPFSDIAAGIAHQGGAMAINSMPVVPGPGPDLPPVPMPAQLQQLAFESLGDAFNTAFLLAGVCALLAAALTLFGLFGHHEPSSEVESGEHDDELAATR